The Sphingosinithalassobacter sp. CS137 genome includes a region encoding these proteins:
- a CDS encoding aspartate carbamoyltransferase catalytic subunit, with product MQASDHRPGAVLSGSDAFPHRHLTGIAGLQPHEIMFLLDEAEQWVEANRTRAKSDHRLDGLTQINAFFENSTRTLLSFEIAGKRLGADVVNMHAAQSSVKKGETLIDTAVTLNAMRADVIVIRHGSSGAVQLISSKVDCPVLNAGDGWHEHPTQALLDALTIRRRRGSIAGQRVVICGDLLHSRVARSNILALTALAAEVRVVAPSTLMPPAIEKMGVTPFIDFDAALEGADVVMMLRVQNERMSGGFIPSTREYHMRYGLTPERLERARPDALVMHPGPMNRGVEIDSSVADDPTRSAITEQVSMGVAVRMACLDVLTRRARGIEGWA from the coding sequence ATGCAAGCTTCGGATCATCGCCCCGGCGCCGTGCTTTCCGGCAGCGACGCCTTTCCGCACCGTCATCTGACGGGAATCGCGGGACTTCAGCCGCACGAGATCATGTTCCTGCTCGACGAGGCGGAACAATGGGTGGAGGCGAACCGCACTCGGGCGAAGAGCGACCACCGCCTCGACGGTCTCACCCAGATCAATGCCTTTTTCGAGAATTCGACTCGTACGCTGCTGAGCTTCGAGATCGCGGGCAAGCGGCTTGGCGCCGATGTCGTCAACATGCACGCCGCGCAATCGAGCGTGAAGAAGGGCGAGACGCTGATCGACACGGCTGTCACGCTGAACGCGATGCGCGCCGACGTGATCGTCATCCGCCACGGCAGCTCGGGCGCGGTTCAGCTCATCTCTTCGAAGGTCGACTGCCCGGTGCTGAACGCCGGTGACGGCTGGCACGAGCACCCTACCCAGGCGCTGCTCGACGCACTCACGATCCGCCGGCGGCGCGGGAGCATCGCGGGACAGCGCGTAGTGATCTGTGGCGACCTGCTCCACAGCCGGGTCGCGCGGTCGAACATTCTGGCGCTGACCGCGCTGGCCGCCGAGGTCCGGGTGGTCGCACCCTCGACGCTGATGCCTCCCGCGATCGAGAAGATGGGCGTCACGCCCTTCATCGATTTCGATGCGGCTCTGGAGGGCGCCGATGTCGTCATGATGCTGCGTGTCCAGAACGAGCGCATGTCGGGTGGCTTCATCCCCTCCACTCGGGAGTATCACATGCGCTACGGCCTCACTCCGGAGCGGCTTGAACGCGCGCGTCCCGATGCGCTGGTGATGCACCCGGGGCCGATGAACCGGGGAGTCGAGATCGATTCGAGCGTTGCCGACGATCCCACGCGCTCGGCGATCACCGAGCAGGTGTCGATGGGCGTGGCGGTGCGCATGGCCTGCCTCGACGTGCT